One Patescibacteria group bacterium DNA window includes the following coding sequences:
- a CDS encoding CAP domain-containing protein codes for MKNLLAKIRFFVSKNIPQLLNFPRHRMPVIEMSSSISRFLNIAKNKKIIQIISIILSVEIALFGVLFLVPSVAYLSQVDAEHIIQLTNSERTKYNLPPLTANEQLTLAAENKAKDLLARQYFSHTTPDGKVFSAWIKGADYEYSYAGENLAIGFVTNQGVVDAWMRSGKHRANILGSQYQEIGLAVITGQFNDQETTIIVQTFGKPRR; via the coding sequence ATGAAAAATTTGCTTGCCAAGATACGTTTTTTCGTATCTAAAAACATCCCTCAGCTGCTCAACTTCCCTCGGCATCGAATGCCCGTCATCGAGATGAGCTCGTCGATAAGTCGGTTTCTGAATATAGCGAAAAACAAAAAGATTATCCAAATTATCTCTATTATTTTAAGTGTTGAAATAGCGCTCTTTGGGGTGCTTTTTTTAGTTCCTAGTGTTGCTTATCTTTCTCAAGTCGATGCCGAGCATATAATTCAATTAACCAATAGCGAACGAACAAAATATAATCTGCCGCCGCTTACAGCCAATGAACAGCTCACCCTGGCCGCTGAAAACAAGGCCAAGGATCTCCTGGCAAGGCAATATTTTAGCCACACAACTCCAGATGGAAAGGTATTCTCGGCTTGGATCAAAGGGGCGGATTATGAATATTCTTATGCTGGGGAAAATTTAGCCATTGGTTTTGTTACTAATCAAGGCGTGGTTGATGCCTGGATGCGGAGCGGCAAGCATCGAGCCAACATCTTGGGCAGCCAATACCAAGAAATCGGCCTGGCAGTCATTACTGGCCAGTTCAATGACCAGGAAACAACCATTATTGTGCAAACCTTTGGCAAACCAAGAAGATAG
- a CDS encoding phosphatase PAP2 family protein, translating to MDLQLFQLINNLAGKNDVLDFLGIFFASYAIWLMIFLILALGFLPPHKQGAILTRMNAARAVLAGLLGWGMARGLGLFFYRPRPYVSFQVNKLIEQLFAGKSFPSDHTTIAFALACTIFLYNKKIGIWFLVGAALIALSRVYVGVHYPGDIFAGAILGIIFALIIKKLIPTRC from the coding sequence GTGGACTTACAACTCTTCCAACTCATCAACAACTTAGCCGGCAAGAATGATGTCCTGGATTTTTTGGGAATCTTTTTTGCATCCTACGCTATTTGGTTGATGATTTTTTTAATTTTGGCTTTAGGATTTTTGCCGCCGCACAAGCAAGGGGCAATATTGACTAGGATGAATGCGGCTCGCGCAGTGCTGGCAGGGCTACTGGGCTGGGGGATGGCGCGTGGTTTGGGCTTATTTTTTTATCGGCCTCGTCCTTATGTCAGTTTCCAGGTGAACAAATTAATTGAACAGTTGTTTGCAGGCAAATCTTTTCCTTCGGATCACACTACAATTGCCTTTGCTCTGGCCTGTACAATTTTTTTGTACAACAAGAAAATTGGCATTTGGTTTTTAGTTGGGGCGGCTTTGATTGCCCTATCCCGGGTATATGTTGGGGTTCACTATCCCGGTGATATTTTTGCGGGCGCAATCCTTGGTATAATATTCGCCCTTATTATAAAAAAACTAATCCCAACGAGATGTTAG
- the mutM gene encoding bifunctional DNA-formamidopyrimidine glycosylase/DNA-(apurinic or apyrimidinic site) lyase codes for MPELPEVETIARDLNKKIKGKKFKSVEVRGAKLVKLSIKQFQREVTSQKVKQVGRRAKLILIELDSNKVLLIHLKLTGQLIFRDKFGKLTAGGHPVPRGLVNLPNKFTHIIFKFSDGSHLFFNDLRKFGWMNIMSKSEVKSFLDSEFGIEPLNKGFTLEKFKQILAQKGRQNIKKVLMDQKNIAGIGNIYADEACFYAGIRPTRLVRTLKHEEIKKLEQGIKKILKAAVALRGTSVDTYVDASGRQGGYTSHLKVYGRGGERCKRCGGTIKKIKLNGRGTHFCSECQL; via the coding sequence ATGCCAGAACTTCCCGAAGTTGAGACAATCGCCCGAGATCTCAACAAAAAAATCAAAGGTAAAAAGTTTAAATCAGTGGAAGTTAGGGGGGCTAAACTGGTTAAGTTGTCTATTAAACAATTCCAGCGAGAGGTTACTAGCCAGAAGGTGAAGCAGGTGGGTCGGCGAGCCAAATTAATATTAATAGAATTAGACAGTAATAAAGTATTACTAATTCACCTGAAGCTCACTGGTCAATTAATTTTTCGTGATAAATTTGGCAAACTGACAGCGGGCGGTCATCCGGTGCCTCGAGGTTTAGTAAATTTACCAAACAAGTTTACCCATATAATCTTTAAATTCAGCGATGGCAGCCATTTATTTTTTAATGATTTGCGCAAGTTTGGCTGGATGAATATAATGAGTAAGTCCGAGGTTAAAAGTTTCTTAGATTCAGAATTTGGTATTGAACCTTTGAATAAGGGTTTTACTTTAGAGAAGTTTAAACAGATTTTAGCTCAAAAGGGACGCCAGAACATTAAAAAAGTTTTAATGGATCAAAAAAATATTGCGGGTATAGGCAATATTTATGCAGACGAAGCGTGTTTTTACGCGGGTATCCGCCCAACGCGCTTGGTCAGAACCTTAAAACACGAGGAGATAAAAAAACTTGAGCAGGGCATCAAAAAAATATTAAAGGCCGCTGTTGCTCTTCGCGGCACTTCGGTTGATACTTATGTTGATGCCAGTGGTCGCCAAGGTGGTTATACTTCACATTTAAAAGTTTATGGACGGGGAGGGGAGAGGTGTAAACGGTGTGGCGGGACGATTAAGAAGATTAAGTTGAATGGCCGGGGAACGCATTTTTGTTCAGAGTGTCAGTTGTAA